ATATGTTTTGACATATTTGCGAAATGGCCTCTTGATGCTCTTTTGTTTTATTTTCTTTAATAATATCCACGAGCATCGTTCTAAGTGATGTGAAAAAGTCTGCTGTAATCATATCGCATAATTCCGGATAATGACCCTTCATAAAGGCATACGTTTCATTGTAGTTAGGTACCACATCTAATCGTTTCATTGAAAATGCGGGGGCAAGCTGACTTTGTGTAACCCATGATCTTCTTCTTAAATAAAAATAGAGAGGTTCTTCAATGAAGATCACTTTCTTTGCCTTATGAAGTAATTGATAAAGAACCGCTGCATCTTGGAAGTCCCGTTGAACTGGAAAGTTCACACCAGCAAATAATGAACGTTTAAAAAGCTTGTTCCATAAAACATATCCGGTCAACTTATTTTCATACGTTCGTTTTAATGCGTCTTTATTAGACATAAATTCTATTCGTTTACGATCAGGTGGTCGATTTAACGGTTGACCTTGTTCATCAACTGATAAATAAGGGCACATACTAATAGGGGCGTCATGTTCATGACAAAGCGTATACAATGTTTCGAGCATCGTGGGGGCTATCCAGTCATCACCATCAACAAAACCAATGTACTCACCGGTTGAATGCTCAAGTGCTACGTTGCGAACTTGGGATAACCCCACATTTTGCTGATGAATCACTTTCACCCGCTTATCTTTTGCCGCATACTCATCACAGATTTTTCCGGACTTATCTGTTGAACCATCATTGATTAATAATACTTCAAAATCATTCATCGTCTGGTTTAAAATAGAGTCAATACATTTCGGTAAATAATCTTCTGAATTATAAACGGCAACGGACAGACTTATTTTGGGCATCATGAACCTCCTTGGTTTACATGATGGATGTCGAGGTTTTATTATCTATAGATACTAATCGCCCATGATTCATTTTAAAGACGGTGTCACAATTTTCGATCGTTGTTAGGCGATGAGCGATTATAATAAGTGTTTTCTCCCCTTTCAATCCATCGATTGCTTTCATGATTTCCTTTTCTGTCTCATTATCAAGAGCAGAAGTGGCTTCGTCCATAAATAAAATTTCTGGGTTATGATAAAGAGCTCTTGCAATGCCGATTCTTTGACGTTGACCGCCAGAAAGTCTGACACCTTGCTCGCCAATTTGTGTGTGGATCGAGTCCGGTAAAGATTGGATAAAG
The Salipaludibacillus sp. LMS25 DNA segment above includes these coding regions:
- a CDS encoding glycosyltransferase encodes the protein MMPKISLSVAVYNSEDYLPKCIDSILNQTMNDFEVLLINDGSTDKSGKICDEYAAKDKRVKVIHQQNVGLSQVRNVALEHSTGEYIGFVDGDDWIAPTMLETLYTLCHEHDAPISMCPYLSVDEQGQPLNRPPDRKRIEFMSNKDALKRTYENKLTGYVLWNKLFKRSLFAGVNFPVQRDFQDAAVLYQLLHKAKKVIFIEEPLYFYLRRRSWVTQSQLAPAFSMKRLDVVPNYNETYAFMKGHYPELCDMITADFFTSLRTMLVDIIKENKTKEHQEAISQICQNISAIKKRLYRNTYVDTKHICFAHLLSRFPRLGIFFYSLKLKHRS